TCCTTTTTCTTACAACTTGATTTTTTTAATCGTCAAGCTGAGCAAATTGAGTCTATCATATTGAGACAATCGGGAGAAAGTTTTATTTTCCCACAGGACACATTTACTTACACACTTACATTGATGAGTGCGGGATGTCAATCTGTTGCGTATCAAAAGATTATGATATATGACATTAATGAGGAAGGAGAAAAAGAATCAGTATTTCGTACTTGCGAGAATCGATATTTACGGGAGTTGCTTCCGAAAGATCTTGATTTAGTAAAGGACCTAGTGAAATATATTTAATGGATAGATGGAAAAAATTAAACAAAAAAAATCATTTATTAATACAATAAAATTACGTAGACTTCGACAAAAATTAGTGAAAATAAATGCATTAGAAGAATCAATGTCCCGCTTAAGCGATGAAGAACTTAAGAAGAAGACTGAAGAGTTCAAAAATCGCTTAAAGACAGGAGAAACACTGGATGATATTCTAATTGAGGCTTTTGCAGCGATTCGTGAAGCAGATCGCCGAATACTAGGCATGTTTCCATTTGATGTTCAAGTTTTAGGAGCTTTAGCCCTTCATGAAGGTACGATTGTTGAAATGAAAACAGGAGAAGGAAAGACTCTGACTGCTACCTTACCTCTTTATTTAAATGCTTTGGAGGGGAAGGGAACAATCCTTGTAACAACAAATGATTATCTTGCCAGACGTGATGCAATAGATATGGGTGAAGTTTATCGTTTTATGGGATTAACTGTTGGAGTAGGCGTTTTTGACGATGATGAAGAAGTAGATTCTAATCGGAAGAAAAAAATCTACTCTTCTGATATATTGTATACGACAAGCACTGCTCTTGGATTTGATTATTTGATAGATAATCTGGCAGGAAATGCAGAGGATAAATTTTTACGACCGTTTAACTATGTTATCGTTGATGAAGCGGATGCTGTTTTGTTAGATAGTGCACAGACACCACTTATTATCGCTGGATCACCCAGAGTTCAATCTAATCTTTATGATACAGCAGATCAATTTATTCGAACATTGAGAAAAGAGCAGGAGTTTAAATTTCTCAAAGATGAAAAAATTATCTTCTTAACTGATGAAGGCATTCGTTATGCAGAGAAATATTTTAATATTCCAAATCTCTATGGTGAAGAATATTTTGAGCTGAATAGACATATAAATTTGGCTCTTAGAGCGCATTATTTATTTAAAAAAGATATAGATTATGTTGTAACTGAGGATACTGTTGAGCTACTGGATAATCGTACAGGGCGAGTACTTGAAGGAACTCGTCTCCAGTCTGGAATTCACCAGGCTATTGAGACAAAAGAAAAAGTCAAAAAATCAAAGGACTCTCGTGCCATTGCTTCTGTAACGTACCAAAGTTTATTTAATATGTTTCCTAAACTATCAGGAATGACGGGGACGGGAAAAATTGCAGAGAATGAGCTGATTAGTACTTATGGGGTATCAGTAGTTGTTCTTCCAACTAACACACCTATACAAAGATTAGATTATTCAGATAAAATTTATACTACTTTACCCGAAAAATTATTTGCTACTCTTGAATTTGTTAAGGAAATCCACGAAAAACAACAACCGATTCTTTTAATTTCAGGAACAGTTGATATTGCGGAGATATACTCACGTATGTTATTACAAGAAAGGATTCCTCACAATGTTTTGACAGCAAAGAATATTGCTAAGGAAGCATTGATTATTGCTGAAGCAGGTCAAAAAGGCGCCGTTACAGTTGCTACTTCTCTAGCTGGGCGTGGT
This window of the Streptococcus sp. 116-D4 genome carries:
- the asp3 gene encoding accessory Sec system protein Asp3, which encodes MIKQLIAEIYWKEIRKGENYLYGSQIKFQEDLVNFYNLRFASGKPIVIFKSRTNYQGDRHSPDLPILIQGKKYQVEYLIDSVPELSFFLQLDFFNRQAEQIESIILRQSGESFIFPQDTFTYTLTLMSAGCQSVAYQKIMIYDINEEGEKESVFRTCENRYLRELLPKDLDLVKDLVKYI
- the secA2 gene encoding accessory Sec system translocase SecA2 — protein: MEKIKQKKSFINTIKLRRLRQKLVKINALEESMSRLSDEELKKKTEEFKNRLKTGETLDDILIEAFAAIREADRRILGMFPFDVQVLGALALHEGTIVEMKTGEGKTLTATLPLYLNALEGKGTILVTTNDYLARRDAIDMGEVYRFMGLTVGVGVFDDDEEVDSNRKKKIYSSDILYTTSTALGFDYLIDNLAGNAEDKFLRPFNYVIVDEADAVLLDSAQTPLIIAGSPRVQSNLYDTADQFIRTLRKEQEFKFLKDEKIIFLTDEGIRYAEKYFNIPNLYGEEYFELNRHINLALRAHYLFKKDIDYVVTEDTVELLDNRTGRVLEGTRLQSGIHQAIETKEKVKKSKDSRAIASVTYQSLFNMFPKLSGMTGTGKIAENELISTYGVSVVVLPTNTPIQRLDYSDKIYTTLPEKLFATLEFVKEIHEKQQPILLISGTVDIAEIYSRMLLQERIPHNVLTAKNIAKEALIIAEAGQKGAVTVATSLAGRGTDIKLGQGVAELGGLAVIGTERMPNSRIDWQLRGRAGRQGDPGLSQFFVSLEDELIMNYANKRLKKYFEKQNHIDRENYGKPLISKRFSRIVAQAQQKSEDKSESARQNTIKFDESLKSQRKKIYHLRDQLIYGEVKLRDRLDKLMREYIEMYIEDHRYIGLNQNDLKRFILENFTYQVRFLPTSLDLDNSKQVKDYLFYLYQLEMERKSKQLKTDSKVEEFIRLSILRAIDECWIQQVDHLQQLKTFVSMRQIAQRDSISEYLRESLESYEEMGKEVKQAIVKNVMLSTIEGKIDDGLSIYFV